AAGTCCTGAGCCTAATCGATTCTCCTGTGCCAAACGTGCTGAGTATGAGAGATTTCCATTAGTGGCCCAGAAATCCAAGCAGACTGTCCTATGGAGACATAAGATAGCACGTTTGTGatgtcagaagaaaaaaatattccttaaCGTAACCGGTTTCATTTGATATAACACACTTGAGGAGAGTGTTCTTGAAAGTGTTGCCCTTTGAAAGTTCCACTGAATCTCTTCAGTAGAGCACTGAACCTCCTCATCGGAAACAGGGGCAAAGGATTCGGGCAAGGATCAGCAAAAAAGCAACACTAGGAAAATCGGGAACGCTCGAGAGCGTAAAGTGGGAAATGACTAATGGAAATATAACACAAGTCcaatgaatatttgaaaaatgtgattgccaaaagaagaaagaatgtacgaaaaacataaacaacaataaaaaatttgaaattcgatCATAATGTTTGTTGCAGTAGCCTTCTCTGTTGCAGTGTTTTATCTCCGTAAGAAGGTTTGGAAAAGCTATGTGAGGAAAATTTAGTCAGAGATAATAGTTGCAATCATTTCACATCTACGGCACCTTTGatctaaaaatattcaaaattgtCTGCTGGAACGCTTGTCCTCGGATTCGGCTAAATGTGGGctcatgaataaaataaattcatgATCACCGAAAACAGGACTACAGCTGAAATACACGTAAAAAGCCCTAGAACACATAGGAAGAAGGATGACATTGAATTCATATTAGCCCCGCGTTCCACGTTCCGATATTCCTGCTGGATTCATAAATATTGCCTTCCGATGCCTGGTGGCGAAAGTTCCACATGTTTCTTGAATGTCTATTAAAAGCACCATTAGAAGTTCATACCTCGCCCATACCAAGAACAGTAAGAACATACAATTGGGATAGCTTATTTCCAAATATCTTCGATATTAGACATATTACACAGCACTGCAACGGCACTTCAGACAACTTAGTAGCAGGAAGTAAATTAGTCCGATCACCTTGGATCGGGTGAGGTCCGTAACCTCACTCGATCCAAGGTCCATCGTGTCCACTCGAGAACAGGAGATTGCACTttatttcttatcattttctcATTAAGCAACGGATATCTTCGGAAAAGAAGAACAGCTCCGAATTATCCGCTATCACTATCTCTGGAAGACACCAGAACCTCGCCATAATGAGGGCATGAAGAGAACCAAGCCATAATGAGGCTACAccgatatttttttcctcgaaatatTCGCCTTAATCAACTTATTATACACATAGTTATTTATTATACCTATTATTATACTTATTCGATACTAGACTCAACCAATCTTTCATTTTACCTCTGTCTATCAGCTGAAGACTTCGAGACGAATTGACGCATTTGAAGGGAATAACCTCTCTAGACCATACAAATTTGTGAAggtacaaaaacaaagaatttgtAAGGATCGCAGTCGCGTTGCTCGAACTTTGTGGTTGATTCGACCGCAGATATATTGAGATCAATCACGACAACCTATAGCACGACGGAAACATGATTCATGGCACAATCACAGCCAGTACAACAACAATCGATGCCAGCAGCGACAGGAAACAAAATTTCCTGTAGTCCCTGAATACGTTCTCACTCAATTGTGTTACCGGACACTCATTAGCAACCATGAGAACAATCTCATTTTAAGGACAATCTTACTTTTTAGTATCGCTACTTCGACGGCTCATGGGACGACTTCGTATTATTTGAAGCTGAGATTTCAAACTCGGACAACGTCTCACTACAGTTCCACAAAAATCGACTTAGAGCGCAACTAATAGAATAAGTGAAAATTCAAACAGAACTGAAGTCATTCAGGAAGTATACTAGGCTTGATCCCAATCAAAGTGGGCTTAGGAAATTAACGCTGAGCCCCTCTTGCTGAACCACTTCTATATTAGCAGTACAACGACATGTTTCCATCCAGAAAGGTGGCCGACCTTCAAAAGACACCCAAAAAGTAACAATcggaaataatttaatttaaaagcatcaccccacgaatctggggtctgggtacggatttcaggtggagtattcgcatacgggatcgtagactatggggagaggaatgattccgtccatttcattctaattgccgtaaaaaacggcccggaagatacggcgccgcacaagactgacgcgctccaatcgaactcgtcgtagaaaatagcgcaccggagggctcaaagccgtatctgccgggccgttttctacggcaattagaacgaaatgaacgggatcacccttctctcaataatctacgatcccgtatacaaatactccaccggaaatccgtaccaccccagattcgtggggtgatgcctttaacgtagCTTCAATTCTCTTCCTTGCCAAAAAGGAATTTGGTGTGCAGTTTCTTAAAtgtttactttcttttccaatttGGTGTGCAGTTTCTTAAatatttactttcttttcctatATACGCCTTTCAACAGCCAACAAAGCACTCAACCTTGTCAGGAGACTAGAAGTTAGCTAGATGTTGCTTACTCCTCGGAGTCGTGAAGCATCACGTCTACAGTACGAAAGGCATGTATCAATAGATTGCACTAATCGTGTTATTATTGATATATTATCATTGTATTAATAGATGAAGCAATAGCCTAATATTTATCAAACAATATGGAATGCACCCTCAGTGATACTAGATCGGGTTAGCAGGAATAAACGGAAATGAAAGGGTTACGGGAAATTCTTAATCTTCTTTAGAGATAGAGTATTTCGATaaatttgaacgaaaaaacCAGTTACATCTGTGAGGTTTTACAATAGAAATATTCTTCCATTTTAGGGCTAAACTAACATCAAATTGAACAGCTCTTGATccagtttttctcaaaagtaaGGGAAAATATGTGTGAATAGCGAAACTAGGCAGCGCAAGTGCATCGTGTTATGTCAAGCACTACTTCTGAAACATTTGCAGTAGATGACAATGACaacggttctttttttgtggggGGAATTATGCACAACAGAAAGGATAACAAGAGATAGTGGCAACAACAGCAACTagattccgaaaaaaaatctgccgCTGATTGGAACACGAAACTACCACTTGTTTTGCTGTTCACTCATTGTCATTAGCGTTACTTGAATGCTTAAATGAGAAGTTCCACACAGCAGCTGCAGATCCCTCTAAAGCAACAAGAAATCAGAGAAACAGATCGGTGGAAATCGGCGAGCAGAGGTTTTGTGCTGTACATGTGCAGTGGCATGTCAAATAATGTAATTTCATCGGTTGGCCGACGTTATGCACTCTGTCAGTGAGAGAGCGACAGGGCAAACTGGTAGAGTTTTGGCAGCAGTTCGAGGCAGGAGTAGGAGCTGCCTAGAACGGAAAACACAGTGCCTATTTAATGATCGAACGCATGTGTCTGTAACAATGACGTATTTCGGCCGATATTGCAACAGAACATTCGACGGATGAATGTAGCACTGATCGTCGGATGCTTCATACACAGTCCATTCAGGAAGATACGTAAGAGCAGATCACATCCACAACAATCTCCCCTCCCCGCTCAAACACAAACAGCCGCTTCACATCCACATGAGGATGCGTGCAAGGAATGTTTTTCTCCGGCGCTGATGCCGTATTTCCAAATGGGTGAGTGAACTGTGATCGATGGCATCATTCGTCACATCCCGCATTACATTTTAGCAACTCGGGGATCATCCGCATTGATTGCCTGAAATGCCGACCAGTTCAAATAGAATCTGTTTCGAAGAATCAAACAAGACACTTACGACACTGCGACAAAACGAGGACCACGGATCTCAATAATGGTCGTCTTTTCCTCGCAAGTAATTCTCGAGGTAGAGTACCGTGAAATTGATGGTCTCTTCTAGAAAAGACAATTTCAGGAGTGTAGATTCCAGGTATGTTCCAGTTATGCCCTTCAAGGACGATGTTCAATTCCCTCTATTCGTCCTGAACGGCGCGAGAGACGGACTTCTTGTACGAAATTCCCTGCGAGGCACCTCACAACCCCACCTTTGCGCCGCTCCTCTCAGGAGACTAGTAATTTGTTTCAATTGAAAAGACAGCTGGGGACACCTAATTTATTATCTCCGCTCGCTTGGTACGCAGAGTGCGTGCGGCGGTAACGCGTTATAAGGTACCTCGTGAGGAAATTCGTACTAAAAGGCCGTTCCTCACGCCGCTTTTCAAAACTAATAGGTGAACAGGGCGATCAACCAAGGAAGGGGGAGGCGTAGATTACAGCCATGAGTGATCCCACTCATGGTTTTAGTCTACATCTCTCCTATATTTCTCTGGAAAGATTCCGAAACCTTCACGAATCGACGAAGACAACCTATGAGAGGTCCTGTGAATCGAATCACCCATTACAAGCAATGAAGAAAGCGATTTGCAGAAACGTAAAATCGATTAACAAGCTCGTGTACaattcattaaaaatcaaagcaaTGTCTTGAGAGGAACCTATTACTGTTactgaaaaatggaaataaccAACACAGAAATTAGCACACATGCATTCAATGTGTGTGAATCGAGCAGTATTCACTAGTCCCTATATAATCTCTCAAGTGTTCTTGGGCTTAAATCCTATTCCTCAGACGTCCCGGAGGAAACAGACGCCCATCGTTGCGAACCGCCTTCAAAGAAATTCGATGGCATCAGTCTGAAGGCAGCgtgccacgaatctggcgaAAAATCGGGCGGGAAAAGCGAGAGATCGGGTTTTAGATTGTGGGATACGGGCTgattccactcatctctctctgatcGCAAAAAACGGCGGTGGAAACGGCATTTGTTCCACGAGGCACGTTATGAAATGAACCTGATCTTAATATGGCGGGCGTCGCTCTGCAACATTCTTGGTGTAACAAGGAACGGTGCGATGCTTCGCTCTGCATGCATTACAATTCACTATTCCTTCTTATTATGAGCGCTATACCTTCGTCTCCTTCTCGATCTTTCTCAGCCTTTTCTGGcgcttaagaaaaaaatgtgtcccGAAATAAGAATGTTAAATTACAACTGCGAAGTCTTAAACGTTTTCTATGATAGCGCCGTTTGAAACGGGTAGAGCAAACAGGATCATCTTCTAGATATTTTCGTACGTCCTCGAATTCTTTACATTTTGTGGTTCTCGACTTCTCGAGCCACATAAATAACCGTAGTTAATGTAATGATAGCACAAAACAGTACAAAATTTTCGGTTAGATCGCCACATTTCCCTCATGAGCTGTCAAAATCCTTTCTACTCGAGTGTGCATGTTTACATACATAGACGCTCCTCCGCAAAATTTCGTTTTATGAGGAACGTCATACTATCGGAGACTTGCTATAGTCGTTCCAAAGGGACCCGAAGCTCCTAGCTCCACTCGAGCTGGCGAGATGATGAGCAAGCGAGGGTCCCACATTGATTTATCGCGTtggttcgagcgcagcagcctACGTACCCGTCGCATCTTCGGGTTGTTTTGAAACGACTGCTCCATCAAAGCGCCGCCAaccatgttttttctcttggaaaaGTCATGCTGAAACGTTGTTGTGGGTGGGGTGAGGACTACGTTCTGACGGAGAGATCATAACTTCGAGAGATTACCCCGTAGTCTGTTCAGCGACGTAGAGCGCTGGACTTGACCTCTGCAGTGGACCTTTTACACAGAATCCCATGCAATGTCCCACTCCGTACGTCGAGGTAATTCAGGGGTCAAATTACAACTTCACCGGCaaaattttgagagattttTTCAAGACGAAACGGAAGAAAAACGCCTAATCACGTTCTGAGATAGTATCAGCAACTCAAGGGTAATGACTCTACAAATTAACGTGCAAGCACCTGAAGGCCATGTCTTCATGTCAACGACATAGTGGAGTTATTGTCGGGCAAAAACCGTCTTATCGAGTATAATCTCATCGACCACCAAGGCGGGTCGACGCCCTCAGCTGAGAACACGTACTGGCCGACACTACTACTGCACGCATCGTCAATGATTCAGTGATGTGCCTGCTAAAGGGCTACACATCCACTTCTACATGGATGAGTCTGATTAcgctaaaaataaaagtatgaGTCAATCCCGACATGCCCAAAACATTCTGTGACATTGTGATTGCCGCTTGAGTCGTCTTAGCACAGACACAAATTTCGCTACTCTCTTCTCCCTTTTCGTGCCATAGAGGTCGAGTCGGATACCTCCGCGTTTAGCCGCATCTATACATTCTGTCGTAGATCCCTCATTGAGAGAGATCGATGACGgaaaatattaggttgttttcttcttacacCTTGAAATAAACCGACGCTTGAAAGATAGGACCTTTTCCCTTAGGGGCTCAGGTAAAAGCAGAGGGGTTCAAGAAGTTTCTAGCCAAAAGGCATATAAGAGTGGTGCGTCTCTGTCTTCCCACTGTTGTAATGCAAATGGATCGACGTCATTTTCGAGTGATCTTCTACGAGTGGAATCAAAGTCATACGGCACGTCAGACGGCAACCAACAGTAACGAGACGCTGAGAAGAGCACTACTAACACTACAGCTACACTAACAACTGGTCCCGCTGTTTCGACGACCTGCCACACATGGGATGCCGTCGCTCCAACATCGACGTCGATTTCTGCAGCCTCCTGCAGGGGTTTCCGAACGGCACGACGCGGACGATGGCTGCATAACTAGGCAATCCTATGCGTAGCATCGAGGTTCACCTATGCCCTCTAGGCTACCGGAAAGTGCATTCGAAGAGGGTACCCAACGCGCCGCCGTTTACCTCCTCCATGACAACGCGCAGCCGCACCTCGCTTCGGCCACAGGCGGTCAAATTGAGACCGTGGGTTCGGTAACGGTCTCGCCGTATTCTCCAAGCCTCGCCTCATCAGACTACCGATGGTTAGGAGCCTTCAAGCACTCCCTGAAGCGAGGACGGTTCAATTTTTCCGCTGTTTTTTAAGTCTCAGCAACCCAGCTTCTGATTCAAATCAATTGGTATCCTCTCATAAAGATGGATACTGAGTTAGGCCGGATACTCGTGGTGAATACATCGACGGATGATGTTGTGAttaaaaaactgtgaaattgTAAAGGATACGCACGTGTAAAAAAGTTAccgcatatatatatatatatatatatatatgtatatatatatgcagttgcttttatatatattatataatatataatatataatataggtCATGTTGGACTGCCTTTCAACATGTCAGTTTAAAACGACAACACCTCAGACAGTAGCAGATCGGTGACCTTTCATGAGGCATCAGCCTAATCCTCGATCTAGCatacagattttttcaatgaaatagaTGCGATCGATCAACGGATTTTGTGCAAAGAGTGGTCTAAGGTCCACATTTTGCTCCAAGTGTCAGTGTGCAAAGTTTGGTCCAAATCGGTACAACGCCGATTGTATCCTCGCTTTTCGCTCAGGATTTTGTAATTTCGAATGGGAATAGCTACTAAGTTCTTCTACAGTAGGCAGAGAAAGTAGACTGAACGTCGGACTGACGGGCTCCGCTCTCCTTGAATTTTGgctgaaaataatttaataccTGTAATTCGTCGGTCTGATATAGTCAGTTCAAAAGCACCTGAAGCtcgtgcagttgcgtaagcagatATGTTCGAAGTGCCGCGTTGGAAACAGCGGTTACAGCGAGGGGAAGGGGTGGGGAGAACCCTCGTCAGCGCCACCCATCGCCCTCCACCGTTCTGCTTGGAACGCAGCAGTTTACGCAACAGTACGGAgcttcagatttttttgactCGGTTACAGCACGGAACCCATCCGACCCCACTGCTGTTTGGCGCCAGCGCAAGACATATTCTATTGCTTTCTGGTGCAGTTACACTAATCTGGTGCGTCGGCACACCAATCTAACGACGTGAGTCTCTGGACAAATACGCCCGAATTGGATTCGACTCGCTgcataaattatttttgtgaCATATAGACCAAACTCGTTGTTATTGTGTTGAGGAAtgggcttttttttatttgtaaacgcacacagaaataaaaagaactatCAGGATGTTCtcgtgtttttatttttctgcgcTAGAATGGAGCGTGAAGATTCGGAGCAGGGCAACCATTTGACCTCATTTGCATTCAGTCAATGCGTTGAAGACGTCGAAGTTGCTCACGAGATTTCTATggaaaacctttaaaaatacatgaagagaaacaaaaggaacaaaaaatcctTCGAACGATGAAAGTAAAAAACAACGGGGAGGGACACTACTGACCGACttgctgaagttttttttctgcctaaGATAGACTTGAAACGAAGCTCATGAATTATTCCTCCGCTCGCTATATGACATGATAATGATTCTATTCATACATTCAGATTCGTTCCCGCATTGCCTCATTTCGTCCAAATCATACATTCATTGACAGCACCAAAAATAGATTATGTGCATAGGTGAGATTGAAAATGTTACAGTCACCATTCCTGAAAACATTTAACAATTCGAAATCAGTTAAGTACGACTAACGGTGTGCGATCTGCCCCTTTCTATCCAGGACTACCTCTCGGAAGAAAGTACTGCTGACATATCCAAGGAGTGGATCCGCAGGAACTACTTTCCTGCTGCGCCCACCGCGTCGTATTGATTGAACCCGCCGTCACACTACTGCTTTCGCAGACAGAATCACATTCTTTTCAACAGTCCTTTCAAGACATACGTTGTCAAGCCCTCTTTGACATATTGTTACTGTTATGCCGTTTTACTTTGGTCGAGaatgagaaaatagaaaaaactttCTAGGAACAAGCGAGTGTTTACGGCTGGAAATCAAGTGAAAACAAGTAGGTTCCGTACGTGACACGCTGTGCTTGGTTTGACGCCGCTCTATGTCTGATCTGTCACAGCTCTTATTCACTGTTCGTGAAATCCCTATCGTCTCCATTGGCTCAAGTAGCTTTTCTCGGGGCCTGGGGAATTTTGCTTCACATTTTGGGTCTAATTCTACAGAAGCAGTGCAGAAGCCCCTCTACCTTCAGAAGCAACAAATGTTCGAGTCAGCAAACTTTTGTCTCTTTCATCCCAGGAAAGACTCGTACAATTCATCTCCTCCCCTCTTGAAGTCTCGGAAACTCCCGGAAACAAAATCGCTGAACATCATTCCAATTGCTCTTTCCCTTCTGCAACTCGATCTTCTCAGAACGTCGGATCGTCCTAGCTGTTGGATTTGATATGAAACGATGTCAATGCAATGTGAAGCTTGGTTTTTATTGAAGGTGAGGATGCCATTCACCCTCTGCGGTCCCAACGCGATTCATTGCACTGGGCACGTGAATCGCAGCAATCAGCTGAGCCGACGAGACTGAGTGAGGGTGCTTGGCTGTGGTTATCTCCCCTTCCTGTTTCAGTAGTGATCAAGGATTTGATCAGAATTAGTCGGTGGTGTGTGTTCGTTTCCTGCTGGCTCTTCAGCGCAGAACCTCACCTTCCTTAGCCGACGCAGTATCGATCCGGTCCCTCGGGTGAACGAAGTACCGTCTGCCGTTCTCCcctctattcttctttttttacctcACCGCTCCATTTATTGTAGGCGTggccttttgttttttgctctTGTTGAAGCATATTAGGAACTTCTCGAATGTAACAGTGTAGCATTCTTTAGAGTTGTGCCTACCTAGCTGTCTTTGAGTTGATTCTAATTAGTCTTGATATGGTGGGATATGCAGTAGTTTGACATCGTTTCTAGTCtggggtaaagtgtcgttgggggGAGGTGGCCACTCAGAggcacccttatttctcgaagtaaataatcgaatcaatcggggccctaaggcctaagcattacccttgaggatctatgacatgcaaacttaagttactaagggaaaaaagtaagttagagctccGGGAAATAGGAGCCCCAGCGAGcgcctcccccccccccccccccccaacgacactttaccccaatttgtttttgaattttttttctcatcagcgTAAGCGGATTGAACATACGTGGCGCTTTTTGCGAAATATTTCGTTCCACGCACCGCCTGTGTCGGTTAGGGCAAATATTTCCGTCTGTTGTATGATATCTGATTACTCATAATTCGGTGGAACTCTCGATGTGCATACATTCACAGCTCTCACTTCAAGAACGACTAAAATTCTGacgaattaaaggcatcaccccacgaatctggagtggtgcgggtttcaggtgggttatgcctatataatagggtcgtagattatgaggaggaggatgattccgtccatttcttcttaattgccgtaaaaaaacggcctggaaaaTGCAGCGCGTgccacaaggctggcgcgctccagtcgaaccccttgtagaaaatggcgtcccggaacgctcgaagccacattttccgggccgttt
The Necator americanus strain Aroian chromosome I, whole genome shotgun sequence genome window above contains:
- a CDS encoding hypothetical protein (NECATOR_CHRI.G2526.T1), coding for MRRGLENTARPLPNPRSQFDRLWPKRGAAARCHGGGKRRRVGHRPRRAVRKPLQEAAEIDVDVGATASHVWQVVETAGPVKRPSISRYSTSRITCEEKTTIIEIRGPRFVAVSQSMRMIPELLKCNAGCDE